Proteins from one Mycobacterium sp. EPa45 genomic window:
- a CDS encoding amidohydrolase family protein, with amino-acid sequence MTTTESPRVPASERIAVRCVDSDVHPTPRRGVLTQYIPEPWRSKYFTSHAVGETIFYDAPDYAHSKAMRVDSFPPDGEFACSDPDLALKQLIMDAGSDIAILEPGTRATRLPETDSAVAAATNSWQAEHWLDSRNNWHERWRGSICVGIKEPVVAAAEIEKWAGHPFMSQILIKSEPRPSWGDPKYDPVWSAATKHDITVTCHLGRSQHEELPMPPVGFPSYNHDFMVSYSLLAANQVMSLIFDGIFDRYPTLRIVFVEHAFSWILPLMWRMDALYEARKSWVDIKRKPSEYVKDHIKWTTQPLDYPEDKTELLRAFEWMECEKILLFSSDYPHWTFDDPRWLAKHLPEHAREAVMFRNGIETYKLPETVPALEGQMRAL; translated from the coding sequence ATGACAACCACAGAAAGTCCCCGGGTACCAGCTTCGGAGCGGATCGCGGTGCGCTGTGTCGACTCTGACGTTCACCCCACACCCCGGCGCGGGGTTTTAACCCAGTACATCCCCGAGCCCTGGCGCAGCAAATACTTCACCAGCCATGCCGTGGGAGAAACGATATTCTATGACGCGCCTGATTACGCACATTCCAAGGCGATGCGTGTCGACAGCTTCCCGCCAGATGGTGAATTCGCCTGCAGCGACCCTGATTTGGCGTTGAAACAGTTAATCATGGACGCCGGTTCCGACATTGCGATCCTGGAGCCAGGCACGCGAGCCACTCGACTCCCCGAGACCGACTCCGCCGTCGCGGCGGCCACCAACAGCTGGCAGGCTGAGCACTGGCTCGACAGCCGCAACAACTGGCATGAGCGGTGGCGCGGATCCATCTGCGTCGGAATCAAAGAGCCCGTTGTCGCGGCCGCCGAAATCGAGAAATGGGCCGGACACCCCTTTATGTCTCAAATCTTGATCAAGTCCGAGCCGCGGCCCTCGTGGGGTGATCCAAAATATGACCCGGTGTGGAGCGCCGCGACCAAACACGACATCACGGTCACGTGCCACCTGGGGCGATCACAGCATGAAGAGCTCCCCATGCCGCCAGTGGGCTTCCCAAGTTATAACCACGATTTCATGGTCAGCTATTCGCTGCTGGCAGCGAACCAAGTGATGAGCCTCATCTTCGACGGGATCTTCGACCGCTACCCGACGCTGCGGATCGTGTTCGTCGAGCACGCATTCAGCTGGATCTTGCCGCTGATGTGGCGAATGGACGCCCTGTACGAAGCTCGGAAATCATGGGTCGATATCAAGCGCAAGCCGAGTGAGTACGTGAAGGACCACATCAAGTGGACCACGCAGCCGCTGGACTACCCGGAAGACAAGACCGAATTACTCAGGGCCTTCGAATGGATGGAGTGCGAGAAGATACTGCTGTTCTCGTCGGACTACCCGCATTGGACGTTCGACGACCCCCGCTGGCTGGCCAAGCATCTGCCCGAGCACGCCCGCGAAGCGGTGATGTTCCGCAATGGGATCGAGACCTACAAGCTCCCCGAGACCGTCCCCGCCCTCGAAGGCCAAATGAGGGCCCTCTGA
- a CDS encoding aldehyde dehydrogenase family protein: protein MSRAPELRYESKMLIDGKLVEGSNGTFENFNPATEESLGHVANASSDDMRVAIGAARRAFDETQWATDHKFRQRCLLQLQEALEREQDEIREELIREVGCPRAITFGPQLDAPLADALRYPADLIDHYQWDLDLGDALISVTGQESSRHVWREPVGVVGAIVPWNFPFEVSLNKLGPALATGNTVVLKPAPDTPFNATRIGRIIAEQTDIPAGVVNVVTSQDHLVGEELTLSPEVDLISFTGSTAVGRRIMEKGAATLKRLFLELGGKSATIVLDDADLNSACTLGLAPIVHAGQGCATPTRMLLPRKLYDDGLAILEGMYAGIPPGDPQDAGTLCGPVISAKQRQRVLGYIQKGIDEGARLVVGGTSAPSGFDKGHWVMPTLFADVDNAMTIAQEEIFGPVLVVIPYDDDDDAVRIANDSMYGLAGNVMGSPERAVDVARRLRAGFIGVNGGPPYGAAVPFGGYKSSGLGRQNGVAGFDQYTEVKSIGWPVG from the coding sequence ATGAGCCGAGCGCCCGAATTGCGTTATGAGTCGAAGATGCTGATCGACGGCAAGCTCGTCGAGGGAAGCAACGGGACCTTCGAGAATTTCAATCCCGCCACTGAAGAGTCTCTCGGACATGTGGCAAATGCTTCGAGCGACGACATGCGAGTCGCGATCGGCGCCGCTCGACGGGCCTTCGACGAGACCCAGTGGGCGACCGATCATAAATTCCGGCAGCGCTGCCTGCTCCAACTCCAGGAAGCACTCGAGCGTGAACAGGACGAGATCCGCGAAGAACTCATCCGCGAAGTGGGGTGCCCACGCGCAATCACGTTCGGACCCCAACTAGATGCTCCACTCGCCGACGCGCTGCGGTACCCGGCAGATCTGATTGACCATTACCAGTGGGATTTGGATCTTGGGGACGCGCTGATTTCGGTAACAGGACAAGAATCCAGCCGGCATGTCTGGCGCGAACCGGTTGGTGTCGTCGGCGCCATCGTGCCCTGGAACTTCCCGTTCGAGGTTTCGTTGAACAAGTTGGGCCCTGCGCTGGCAACAGGCAACACCGTGGTTCTCAAACCGGCACCCGACACACCGTTCAATGCCACGCGAATTGGCCGAATCATCGCCGAGCAGACTGATATTCCTGCAGGTGTCGTTAATGTGGTGACATCACAGGATCACCTCGTCGGCGAAGAACTCACTCTATCGCCGGAGGTCGATCTGATTTCGTTCACCGGCTCCACAGCCGTGGGCCGTCGCATCATGGAGAAGGGCGCGGCGACCCTTAAGCGGCTGTTCCTCGAGCTCGGCGGCAAATCTGCGACGATCGTGCTCGACGACGCTGACCTCAACTCAGCGTGCACCCTGGGTCTGGCACCCATCGTCCACGCAGGACAAGGATGTGCAACACCAACTCGAATGCTATTGCCCCGCAAGCTCTACGACGACGGGTTGGCCATTCTGGAGGGCATGTATGCCGGCATCCCGCCAGGTGATCCCCAGGACGCCGGCACTCTGTGCGGCCCGGTCATCTCCGCAAAGCAACGGCAGCGCGTCCTCGGGTATATCCAGAAAGGCATCGACGAAGGAGCCCGCCTGGTCGTGGGTGGCACGAGCGCTCCGTCCGGATTCGACAAGGGACACTGGGTGATGCCCACGCTGTTCGCCGACGTCGATAACGCGATGACGATTGCCCAGGAGGAGATCTTCGGGCCGGTTCTCGTCGTCATTCCCTACGATGACGATGACGACGCCGTCCGCATCGCCAACGACAGCATGTACGGTCTCGCGGGAAACGTGATGGGTAGCCCTGAACGCGCCGTTGATGTGGCTCGTCGGCTCCGCGCCGGATTCATCGGTGTGAACGGTGGCCCCCCCTACGGCGCCGCCGTACCGTTCGGTGGCTACAAATCGAGCGGTCTGGGCCGCCAGAACGGTGTCGCCGGCTTCGACCAGTACACCGAAGTGAAGTCGATCGGATGGCCGGTGGGCTGA
- a CDS encoding cytochrome c oxidase subunit 3 yields the protein MQRPVRLSYEPPQPLHSLPHVPGEPGIWVLLFGDLAIFSLLFVVYLHHRARNPALFSAAQEGLDRTFGFVNTLILLTASLLVALGAKALRDSRIRHMASSFAAAGASVGLAFVVIKAIEYHRILSAGTTPSTNEFYMYYFVLTGLHLAHVIVGLIVLVVISRLVAHPTSSPARISFFEGGACFFHLVDLLWILIFPLIYLVRAE from the coding sequence ATGCAACGCCCGGTGAGGCTCTCATACGAGCCCCCACAACCGTTGCATTCCCTTCCTCATGTACCTGGTGAGCCCGGCATCTGGGTGCTCCTATTCGGCGACCTGGCAATCTTTTCGCTGCTCTTCGTCGTATACCTTCACCACCGGGCACGCAATCCGGCATTGTTCTCGGCCGCGCAGGAGGGCCTCGATCGTACATTCGGATTCGTCAACACATTGATACTGCTGACGGCGTCACTACTTGTGGCACTCGGGGCGAAAGCTCTGCGCGACTCGCGGATTCGACACATGGCCTCATCATTCGCTGCGGCGGGCGCGTCCGTCGGCCTGGCGTTTGTTGTGATCAAGGCCATTGAATATCACCGGATACTGAGCGCTGGAACCACCCCTAGCACCAACGAGTTCTACATGTACTACTTCGTCCTCACCGGCCTCCATCTAGCTCACGTCATCGTCGGCTTGATCGTGTTGGTGGTGATTTCCCGGCTAGTGGCTCATCCCACATCGTCGCCTGCACGGATCTCCTTTTTCGAAGGGGGCGCCTGCTTCTTTCATCTGGTCGATCTGTTGTGGATCCTTATCTTCCCGCTGATCTACCTGGTGCGCGCCGAATGA
- a CDS encoding alpha/beta fold hydrolase: MIAGSERVSEAKLKRGEKALSINGGTVVYELLGAQGEVIVLTPGGRFGKDVPGLRPLARELVNGGYRVLLWDRPNCGKSDVQFYGDSESHMRAQTLHGLIEGLELESCILAGGSGGARDSMLAAIMYPDMVDKLVLWNIVGGLYGSFLLGSLYVLPSIRAVRKGGIPALLQLPEWKACIDSNPANEGRILALDEEDFTKVALRWLRAFVPTPGQTIPGVDDGMFANIRVPTLIIRGGQDDWDHPKRTSLEIGCLIRGSTVIDPPWPEDAWEQASRKYARGNHTRFHMFDTWVQAAPAILRFLEQP, translated from the coding sequence ATGATCGCGGGCTCGGAACGGGTGAGCGAAGCCAAGCTCAAGCGCGGGGAAAAAGCGCTGTCGATCAACGGTGGTACCGTCGTCTACGAGCTTCTCGGCGCACAGGGTGAGGTCATCGTCCTCACACCGGGTGGCAGGTTCGGCAAGGATGTACCGGGGCTGCGCCCTCTGGCCCGCGAGCTGGTCAACGGCGGCTATCGCGTCCTGCTGTGGGATCGTCCCAATTGCGGTAAGTCCGACGTCCAGTTCTATGGCGATAGTGAGTCGCATATGCGGGCACAGACGCTGCACGGTCTTATCGAGGGCCTCGAACTCGAATCATGCATTCTCGCCGGCGGGTCCGGCGGCGCCCGAGATTCGATGCTGGCCGCCATCATGTACCCCGACATGGTGGACAAGCTCGTGTTATGGAACATCGTTGGGGGCCTGTATGGCTCCTTCCTCCTCGGTTCGCTGTATGTGCTTCCAAGTATCCGGGCTGTGCGCAAGGGAGGCATACCCGCCCTACTGCAGTTGCCGGAGTGGAAAGCATGTATCGACTCCAACCCAGCGAACGAGGGCAGGATCCTTGCGCTCGACGAAGAGGATTTCACCAAGGTCGCGCTGCGCTGGCTGCGTGCGTTCGTGCCGACGCCGGGCCAAACGATCCCCGGAGTCGATGACGGCATGTTCGCCAACATCCGCGTCCCGACGCTGATCATCCGTGGTGGGCAAGATGATTGGGACCACCCGAAGCGCACTTCTTTGGAGATCGGGTGCTTGATCCGGGGCTCCACAGTGATAGACCCGCCGTGGCCCGAGGATGCTTGGGAACAGGCGTCGCGCAAGTATGCCAGGGGCAACCACACACGATTCCATATGTTCGACACGTGGGTGCAAGCCGCCCCGGCCATTCTGCGATTCCTCGAGCAGCCATGA
- a CDS encoding amidohydrolase family protein — translation MLDHSDGTRTPLIDASVHIFTQSNDDLRQGFMQEPFRSRGFPDYEMDWWGAPGGEYVAGSRGPGDSSYPGSNPEIVAAELFDRRGVDVAVLHPMTRGVMPDRHLGTAIAAAHNEMMVTRWLEHPDFGERFRGTVRIDPADVVGSLRLIERYKSHPRVVQLGVPLQSCALYGKPQFWPLWEAAADAGLPVAAHIEVGSGIGFSPTPSGTARTYEQYFGFMALNYVYHLMNMIAEGVFERTPTLKFVWADGAADMLTPFSWRMDCFGRPHLEQTPWAPRMPSDYLPAHVFFVQNLLDGPGDTDFAGEWFDFTGKSDMTMYGSSYPHWHEHAPQVPSAFTAEQRDKLLWRNAAELYGIDVGVATSTTQAR, via the coding sequence GTGCTCGACCATTCTGACGGCACCCGGACGCCTCTGATCGACGCCAGCGTCCACATCTTCACCCAGTCCAATGACGATCTGCGGCAAGGGTTTATGCAGGAGCCGTTTCGAAGCCGAGGCTTTCCCGATTACGAGATGGATTGGTGGGGCGCCCCCGGCGGCGAATATGTGGCAGGCAGCCGCGGGCCTGGTGACTCCAGCTATCCCGGATCGAATCCCGAAATCGTTGCGGCCGAACTGTTCGACCGTCGCGGAGTCGACGTAGCCGTGTTGCATCCGATGACTCGCGGAGTGATGCCCGACCGGCATTTGGGTACGGCAATCGCGGCGGCCCACAACGAGATGATGGTCACCCGGTGGCTCGAGCATCCCGACTTCGGTGAGCGCTTCCGGGGGACCGTTCGGATCGACCCGGCCGACGTCGTGGGATCCTTGCGGCTAATCGAGAGGTATAAAAGCCACCCGCGAGTCGTCCAGCTCGGGGTTCCGCTTCAGTCTTGCGCGCTGTACGGAAAGCCGCAATTCTGGCCGCTGTGGGAAGCCGCCGCCGACGCCGGTCTTCCTGTGGCCGCACACATAGAGGTCGGCTCGGGTATCGGCTTCTCCCCGACACCGTCGGGGACCGCGCGCACCTACGAGCAGTATTTCGGCTTCATGGCCTTGAACTACGTCTATCACCTCATGAACATGATCGCCGAGGGCGTATTCGAGCGCACTCCGACGCTGAAGTTTGTCTGGGCCGACGGTGCCGCGGACATGCTGACCCCGTTTAGCTGGCGGATGGACTGCTTCGGCCGACCACATCTCGAACAAACACCGTGGGCGCCGCGCATGCCAAGTGATTACCTTCCCGCGCATGTGTTTTTCGTTCAGAATTTGCTCGACGGCCCGGGTGACACTGACTTCGCCGGCGAATGGTTCGACTTCACCGGCAAGTCCGACATGACAATGTACGGATCAAGCTATCCGCACTGGCACGAGCATGCTCCACAAGTCCCAAGCGCATTCACTGCAGAACAGCGCGACAAGCTGCTGTGGCGCAACGCCGCAGAACTGTACGGAATCGATGTGGGCGTGGCGACATCGACCACTCAAGCACGCTAA
- a CDS encoding cytochrome P450 has translation MSIPTGGLNPVEFDPFSDAFFDWPFDTYRRMRDEAPVYYNAEYDFYALTRYDDVAAAYKDFGSYSSAMGASLDMIKDGGPTTDKLIIMMDPPGHERMRKLVSKVFTPRAIANLEPMIRQVIRSFSEQLDPTSFDLVADFSALFPVEIIATMLGVPPGDRQQLRLWLDKSLEREHGSMRPSAEGMDAAIQTGAYYYELIQQRRAAPQDDMISRLVQAEIIEDGEVRRLDDIEIAGLASLLGGAGAETVTKLVGNAAVVFAENPQEWAKLLDDRGKIPAAVEELLRYQGPSQYNVRYTVRDVSLHDTVIPAHSAVLLINGSANRDERAFPDPDRFDIDRDRKYGYNIGFGYGIHSCLGAALARMEARVAIEELLNLIPRYEIDASGLRRVHMTNVWGWSNVPVHAV, from the coding sequence GTGTCGATCCCGACCGGTGGTCTTAACCCGGTTGAATTCGATCCGTTCTCCGACGCTTTCTTCGACTGGCCGTTCGACACGTATCGACGCATGCGAGACGAAGCTCCCGTCTACTACAACGCCGAATATGACTTCTACGCACTCACGCGCTACGACGATGTAGCTGCGGCGTACAAGGACTTCGGCAGCTACTCCTCGGCGATGGGTGCGAGCCTTGACATGATCAAGGACGGCGGTCCGACGACGGACAAGCTCATCATCATGATGGATCCGCCCGGACATGAGCGGATGCGCAAGCTGGTGAGCAAGGTGTTCACTCCCCGTGCCATCGCAAATCTCGAACCAATGATCCGCCAGGTCATTCGGAGTTTCTCGGAACAGCTCGATCCAACGTCCTTCGATCTGGTCGCTGATTTCTCCGCGCTGTTCCCTGTGGAGATCATCGCGACGATGCTCGGCGTTCCGCCCGGTGACAGGCAACAACTGAGGCTGTGGCTCGATAAGAGTCTCGAGCGCGAGCACGGCTCAATGCGCCCCTCCGCAGAAGGGATGGATGCCGCAATCCAAACGGGTGCCTACTATTACGAGCTCATCCAGCAACGGCGAGCCGCTCCGCAAGACGATATGATTAGCCGCCTCGTGCAGGCAGAGATCATCGAGGACGGAGAAGTTCGTCGACTCGACGACATCGAGATTGCCGGCCTCGCGAGCCTGCTTGGCGGTGCGGGAGCAGAGACAGTGACCAAGCTGGTCGGAAACGCAGCAGTGGTTTTCGCAGAGAACCCTCAAGAATGGGCCAAACTCTTGGATGACCGTGGCAAGATCCCCGCGGCCGTCGAAGAACTGCTGCGATACCAGGGTCCATCGCAGTACAACGTTCGGTACACCGTTCGCGACGTCTCACTGCATGACACCGTGATTCCTGCTCACAGTGCGGTGTTGCTGATCAACGGATCGGCCAACCGCGACGAACGCGCCTTCCCCGACCCCGATCGATTCGATATTGACCGAGATCGTAAGTACGGATACAACATTGGTTTTGGTTACGGTATCCACAGCTGCTTGGGGGCCGCGCTGGCCCGGATGGAAGCGCGGGTCGCCATCGAGGAATTGCTCAACCTCATTCCGCGCTATGAGATCGACGCTTCCGGTCTGCGCCGGGTGCACATGACCAACGTGTGGGGTTGGTCCAACGTCCCCGTCCACGCTGTTTGA
- a CDS encoding amidohydrolase family protein, which translates to MPSRELSYPVFDADNHFYEPKEALTKFLPDRRKGVIDYVEIRGRTKIMVRNQVSDYIPNPTFEVVARPGAQEEYFRTGSGGKTFREVLGKPMRAIPAFRDPAARIEVLDSLGLDYTLMFPTLASLVEERMKDDPDLILDVIHALNQWMYETWQFSYDGRIFSTPVINLANVDRALEELDWCVQRGAKTVLVRPAPVPGYRAPRSLGLPEFDPFWDACVKAAIPVAMHASDSGYAEHLNDWEPADEFLPFRPTAFRMVAMGKRPIEDTMAALVCHGALTRNPGLRVLSVENGASWVPYLFYQFKDVYSKMPQEFPEDPIAAFRRCVYVAPFWEDDFAAIAELIGVDRVIFGSDWPHPEGLSDPLNLVDDLHGLDAGGQRKVMGGNLIELFGVPNRKVHRPDVPAMEFA; encoded by the coding sequence ATGCCCAGCCGCGAGCTTTCCTACCCCGTGTTCGATGCCGACAACCACTTCTACGAGCCCAAAGAAGCGCTCACGAAGTTCCTCCCCGATAGACGTAAGGGCGTGATCGATTACGTCGAGATCCGCGGCCGCACCAAGATCATGGTCCGCAACCAAGTGAGTGATTACATCCCCAACCCCACCTTCGAAGTGGTCGCTCGTCCGGGCGCTCAGGAGGAGTATTTCCGAACCGGCAGCGGGGGAAAGACTTTCCGCGAAGTGTTGGGTAAGCCGATGAGGGCCATCCCGGCGTTCCGTGATCCCGCGGCCCGAATCGAAGTGCTTGACAGTCTTGGTCTCGACTACACCCTCATGTTTCCGACCCTCGCGAGCTTGGTCGAAGAGCGCATGAAGGACGATCCCGACTTGATCCTCGATGTCATCCATGCACTCAACCAGTGGATGTACGAGACATGGCAATTCAGTTACGACGGTCGAATCTTCTCCACACCGGTGATCAATCTGGCGAACGTCGACCGGGCGTTGGAGGAGTTGGACTGGTGCGTGCAACGCGGCGCGAAGACAGTGTTGGTGCGACCAGCACCAGTGCCCGGATACCGCGCACCTCGGTCCCTGGGGCTGCCCGAGTTCGACCCGTTCTGGGATGCCTGCGTGAAGGCGGCAATTCCGGTGGCCATGCACGCCTCCGACAGCGGATACGCTGAGCACCTGAACGATTGGGAGCCCGCTGACGAGTTCTTGCCGTTTAGGCCGACGGCTTTCCGCATGGTCGCGATGGGCAAGCGACCCATCGAAGACACCATGGCCGCCCTCGTCTGCCACGGTGCCCTGACCCGAAATCCCGGCCTGCGGGTGCTCTCCGTCGAGAACGGTGCATCCTGGGTTCCATACCTGTTCTACCAATTCAAGGACGTCTACTCCAAGATGCCACAGGAGTTCCCCGAGGATCCCATCGCAGCGTTTCGTCGGTGCGTGTACGTTGCGCCATTCTGGGAAGACGACTTTGCGGCGATTGCCGAGCTCATCGGTGTTGACCGCGTCATCTTCGGCTCGGATTGGCCGCATCCTGAAGGGCTCTCCGATCCGCTCAACCTCGTCGACGATCTTCATGGTCTCGATGCCGGCGGTCAGCGCAAGGTGATGGGCGGCAATCTCATCGAGCTCTTTGGCGTGCCCAATAGAAAGGTCCATCGGCCGGACGTTCCCGCCATGGAGTTCGCATAA
- a CDS encoding TetR/AcrR family transcriptional regulator, which translates to MNVSKQVAPPRRTGSPDATTRKLLLDAAEELLIEGGYSAITGRAVAKKAGLKSQLVPYHFGTMDDLFLAVFRRRAEQGLERHRAALKSDQPLWALWRMSTDPRIVVFTMEFVALANHRRALKQEIAYYVERMRDEQVKALSSILEGYGIPPEAVPPEVVMTMMFSVSGVLAIEESLGVELGHSSTLRFSERWIRQYEGDPPVR; encoded by the coding sequence GTGAATGTGAGTAAGCAAGTGGCGCCTCCACGTCGGACCGGATCGCCGGACGCAACGACCCGCAAACTGCTCCTGGACGCGGCCGAAGAGCTGTTGATCGAAGGGGGCTACTCGGCGATCACCGGGCGGGCAGTAGCGAAGAAAGCTGGGCTCAAATCACAGCTTGTCCCTTACCACTTCGGGACGATGGACGACTTGTTCTTGGCGGTCTTTCGCCGCCGAGCAGAACAGGGCCTCGAGCGACACCGGGCGGCGCTGAAGTCCGACCAGCCTCTCTGGGCTCTATGGCGGATGAGTACCGACCCGCGGATCGTGGTGTTCACAATGGAATTCGTGGCGCTGGCCAACCACCGCCGGGCTCTTAAGCAAGAAATCGCCTACTACGTTGAGCGCATGCGCGACGAGCAGGTCAAGGCCCTATCGTCGATCCTCGAGGGCTACGGGATCCCGCCCGAAGCGGTTCCCCCCGAAGTGGTGATGACGATGATGTTCAGTGTGTCTGGCGTATTGGCCATCGAGGAATCATTGGGTGTTGAGCTAGGACATTCATCCACCCTCAGGTTCTCCGAACGCTGGATTCGTCAGTACGAAGGCGATCCGCCGGTCCGGTGA
- a CDS encoding acyl-CoA dehydrogenase family protein: protein MSTLKGRGAMGPSDSPEYRLFVSSSRAFLDKEASLTRVRQLHASRESFHRGWWQNAAELGWASMLVPEELGGGNVSGNGVADLAMIAELAGRTVAPGPLHPVSTVLAGLVEDENAGTKLVDVIGALVAGEQVASWAVYEPSLGWNPLFPNTIAKESATGYRITGVKDRVEAGMDCDAYLVTARLDGAVRQFLVPADTPGVSAKPQASIDLVKRYAQITFTEVEVGLDSIVGSAEQTPALIARQALVAQLLQCAEIVGILDTVVEFTIAWARDRYSFGRPLASYQALKHRFADMKVGLEACRATTAAAVDAAGKRPGDAAWAISVAKAYVGERAPQIMQACIQLHGGIGVTWEHDLHLFLRRITLYRSLFGTPDEHSRQVCDLAERLKAA, encoded by the coding sequence ATGTCGACATTGAAAGGACGTGGTGCCATGGGGCCATCCGACTCGCCTGAATACCGGCTGTTCGTGTCAAGCAGCCGAGCCTTCCTCGATAAAGAAGCGTCTCTGACCCGTGTGCGCCAACTGCATGCCAGCCGGGAATCATTTCACCGGGGGTGGTGGCAGAACGCCGCGGAGCTCGGCTGGGCAAGCATGCTGGTGCCGGAGGAGCTCGGCGGTGGCAACGTGTCCGGCAACGGCGTGGCCGACCTCGCGATGATCGCCGAGCTCGCCGGGCGAACCGTGGCCCCGGGCCCGTTACACCCGGTGAGCACGGTGTTGGCTGGCCTAGTGGAGGATGAAAACGCCGGCACGAAGCTCGTGGATGTCATCGGTGCGCTCGTCGCTGGCGAGCAGGTCGCATCCTGGGCTGTCTATGAGCCGTCACTTGGATGGAATCCGTTATTTCCCAACACAATTGCTAAAGAGTCCGCAACGGGGTACCGAATCACTGGTGTCAAGGATCGTGTCGAGGCGGGCATGGACTGTGATGCATATCTTGTGACCGCACGACTGGATGGCGCCGTGCGGCAATTTCTGGTACCCGCTGACACGCCTGGGGTTTCGGCGAAGCCACAGGCGTCGATCGATCTGGTGAAGCGCTACGCTCAGATAACATTCACCGAAGTTGAGGTAGGGCTCGATTCCATCGTGGGATCCGCCGAGCAGACGCCGGCGCTGATCGCTAGGCAGGCACTTGTCGCCCAGCTGCTTCAGTGTGCGGAGATCGTTGGAATCCTCGACACCGTAGTGGAATTCACGATCGCGTGGGCCCGGGACCGATATTCTTTCGGACGCCCGCTGGCGTCCTACCAAGCCCTCAAGCACCGCTTTGCCGATATGAAGGTTGGTCTGGAGGCGTGTCGTGCGACTACCGCCGCCGCTGTCGACGCGGCAGGAAAGCGGCCGGGCGACGCGGCGTGGGCGATCAGTGTGGCCAAGGCATACGTGGGCGAACGCGCACCACAAATAATGCAAGCCTGCATTCAGTTGCATGGCGGCATAGGTGTCACATGGGAGCATGACCTGCACTTGTTTCTGCGGCGGATCACACTGTATCGCAGTCTCTTTGGCACACCCGATGAACACAGCCGACAGGTATGTGACTTGGCGGAGCGGCTGAAAGCGGCCTAG
- a CDS encoding cytochrome C oxidase subunit IV family protein, whose protein sequence is MITLLLRSRLTVAWVVLVAVTGISWSLGTHTFGDKEGLVSVVILGVAVFKARLVGVHFMDLRSAPWLLRGAFEGICAVLLLLLTAMFLAGS, encoded by the coding sequence ATGATCACTTTGCTGCTCCGCAGCCGACTGACAGTTGCCTGGGTCGTTCTTGTTGCGGTGACGGGCATTTCATGGTCGTTGGGCACACACACATTCGGCGACAAAGAAGGCTTGGTCAGCGTGGTGATTCTCGGTGTCGCCGTCTTCAAAGCTCGTCTTGTTGGTGTCCACTTCATGGATCTGCGTTCTGCGCCGTGGTTACTTCGGGGCGCTTTCGAAGGGATCTGCGCTGTCCTGCTACTGCTATTGACGGCGATGTTCCTCGCCGGCTCCTAG
- a CDS encoding SDR family oxidoreductase — MTKVGIEVEGMRTLVVGASSGIGRAIAIAAHNRGARVALAARRIDLLSSLAVELDGSAHEIDVSDSATIMSTVNAAVQTLGGLDAVIFTSAVAPFAYISDTDVNTWLHAFAVNAIGASELIRAARPHLSANAVILVASSYDVGRPPAGVGAYAASKAALNELLGSWRAENPGLGVIRASIGPTESTEILRGADRDLLDQLTASWVRSGAVPERMSGLFDVANTLLSLVATARANPSVISEVVHLAPRITTN, encoded by the coding sequence ATGACAAAGGTCGGCATCGAGGTTGAGGGGATGCGGACGCTGGTTGTGGGAGCCTCGTCGGGCATTGGCCGAGCCATCGCAATCGCGGCACACAACCGCGGGGCTCGAGTTGCACTGGCGGCACGGCGAATCGACCTCCTGTCGAGTCTGGCGGTGGAGCTCGACGGGTCTGCGCACGAAATCGACGTTTCCGACTCGGCGACAATCATGTCGACTGTCAATGCTGCAGTGCAGACCCTCGGGGGATTGGACGCGGTGATTTTCACCAGCGCCGTGGCACCCTTCGCATATATCAGCGATACCGATGTCAATACGTGGTTGCATGCGTTCGCAGTCAACGCGATCGGCGCGTCCGAACTCATCAGAGCGGCCCGCCCACACCTGTCTGCTAATGCCGTCATCTTGGTAGCCTCCAGCTACGACGTCGGACGGCCGCCTGCGGGCGTCGGCGCTTACGCTGCGAGCAAGGCAGCGCTGAACGAACTCTTGGGATCGTGGCGAGCCGAGAATCCTGGTTTGGGGGTCATCCGGGCGAGCATTGGCCCCACAGAAAGCACGGAAATCCTCCGGGGAGCGGACCGAGATCTCCTCGACCAGCTGACCGCTTCCTGGGTCCGGTCAGGTGCGGTCCCCGAACGGATGTCGGGTCTCTTCGATGTGGCAAACACGTTGCTTTCGTTGGTAGCAACTGCGCGCGCCAATCCGTCGGTGATCAGTGAAGTGGTTCACCTCGCGCCAAGGATCACCACGAATTAG